One window from the genome of Scatophagus argus isolate fScaArg1 chromosome 13, fScaArg1.pri, whole genome shotgun sequence encodes:
- the LOC124069227 gene encoding ras-related protein Rap-2b-like, which yields MREYKVVVLGSGGVGKSALTVQFVTGSFIEKYDPTIEDFYRKEIEVDSSPSVLEILDTAGTEQFASMRDLYIKNGQGFILVYSLVNQQSFQDIKPMRDQIIRVKRYERVPMILVGNKVDLEGEREVSSGEGKALAQDWNCPFMETSAKNKGSVDELFAEIVRQMNYSAVPSRGDQCCSCVLL from the coding sequence ATGAGGGAGTACAAAGTGGTTGTTTTGGGGTCGGGTGGAGTCGGCAAATCCGCGCTGACGGTCCAGTTCGTGACAGGCTCCTTCATCGAGAAGTACGACCCCACGATAGAAGATTTCTACAGGAAGGAGATCGAGGTGGACTCGTCCCCGTCGGTGCTGGAGATCCTGGACACTGCGGGGACCGAGCAGTTCGCCTCCATGCGAGACCTGTACATCAAGAACGGCCAGGGCTTTATTTTGGTTTACAGCCTGGTGAACCAGCAGAGCTTCCAGGACATCAAGCCCATGCGAGACCAGATCATCCGGGTGAAGAGATATGAGAGGGTCCCCATGATCCTGGTGGGAAACAAGGTGGACCtggaaggggagagagaggtgtCTTCTGGGGAAGGCAAGGCACTGGCCCAGGACTGGAACTGCCCGTTTATGGAAACCTCAGCCAAAAATAAAGGATCAGTCGACGAACTGTTTGCAGAGATAGTCAGACAGATGAACTACTCAGCGGTTCCTAGTAGGGGGGACCAGTGTTGTTCATGTGTCCTGCTctaa
- the LOC124069226 gene encoding complement C1q-like protein 2: MKTSVVYVVLALSFSCFSVVEVQPLDHEAGEGNSTEIHSIDENGCQLAVILRELEAKLRNTEKQLQDLRQEFQGNRVAFGASIGNVGNIGPFNTEIIVTYKNVFSNTGAYNPATGIFTAPVKGVYYFFFSGHNVSTKPMGLRLMRNGEQMVTVYNHPAGNRHETGTNGMNLQLEEGDQVYIKLRSDTWIFDNENNHSTFTGHLLFPL; this comes from the exons ATGAAGACGTCAgttgtgtatgttgtgttgGCTTtatccttttcctgtttttctgtggttGAGGTTCAGCCGCTTGATCATGAAGCAGGAGAGGGCAACAGCACTGAGATTCACAGCATCGATGAAAACGGATGCCAACTCGCTGTCATCTTAAGAGAACTGGAGGCCaaactgagaaacactgaaaaacaattaCAAGATCTGAGGCAAGAGTTCCAAG GTAACCGAGTGGCATTTGGAGCATCAATCGGCAACGTTGGAAATATTGGACCTTTTAACACTGAGATCATAGTCACCTACAAAAATGTCTTCTCAAACACAGGGGCATACAACCCTGCGACAG GTATTTTTACGGCTCCAGTCAAAGGAGTCTattacttcttcttctctggccATAATGTTTCAACTAAACCAATGGGGCTGCGACTGATGAGGAATGGAGAGCAGATGGTTACTGTATACAACCACCCAGCTGGAAACCGCCACGAGACAGGAACTAATGGCATGAATCTGCAGCTTGAAGAGGGAGACCAGGTGTACATCAAACTAAGGTCCGACACCTGGATTTTTGATAATGAGAATAACCACAGTACCTTTACTGGCCATTTGTTGTTTCCTCTATAA